A single window of Pseudophryne corroboree isolate aPseCor3 chromosome 5, aPseCor3.hap2, whole genome shotgun sequence DNA harbors:
- the LOC134928065 gene encoding collagen alpha-1(I) chain-like isoform X1, producing the protein MSGLRNPPSRPARSAGLPARLLDSPDVPPGRGSPAAADAVSVRETRAVRGRARPPARAPPRVSSPSPSPLRSAAGDGAAGAAMETRAVRGRARPPARAPPRASSPSPSPLQSAAGDGAPGSRRSLRRPARDGVLPSLAPPLLTAGGRAGHVGRGRSSRPAARRLSPLPNTAASVNGRVGGRAADGLLPARADNMAHSRGAHMRHTPSVPLPPPPVRSAPSRVGVGRRPRSAPAGGALSITDSAGPVVRGRPAPARGVPARPTSPFAVGPGASGPSRTPALASGSAAARGRAPPGRQRAGSRLPANHPTRGRRAQADHDPAPTPRIHFSTADASAVSSQSDVGLLPSSGDDSPVADARVGRQSRGRQSIRGLAQPDGGAMIPDSEGSSGSLLPTGGLRTARRAHDARRRSVLTSPAPATAPLVDASVLSAICAAVVSAVAPLLSSVPGGLGRPTASLADSIAQSLIPLLSTGATTPPFAPLPVAAGPEAVQGNNVSFVSPATVVGSAMESAGVSTSRSVAGGADGVPSRAGESSSDPDWSKGSASGLGSGTRSSASSIGSSAGRISGKRSRRRRRGTDSSLASTSSEGLSSSDGGLHRVKRRRQRKRRYSTSSASQVSVESDTVHCANTAVQRGLRPRIRDRIRKGQYVNIFALTSDDRKALLSAKKKGQGSEDTLRSYQNWVRCMLIFAACYLETRPDEHMNVVRYQFLIHVLYHKYKGSAWRRYDEDFRRKQHGREIYNFGKKDVELCSELTQGPAATDDGGSARRWAKKPASRSAGFRGGAGRAGHGKCFAFNNAQCDLGGRCRFRHSCIRCGGGHGIKDCPSPGTGSAFGSQPRQSRAPAATGASHSSHPN; encoded by the coding sequence ATGTCGGGGTTACGAAACCCCCCTTCCCGTCCTGCAcgcagcgctggcctccccgcccggctgttAGATTCCCCTGATGTtccgccgggtcggggaagccctgCTGCTGCGGATGCTGTATCTGTGAGGGAGACCAGGGCTgtgcgcggccgagctcggccgcccgcccgcgctcccccacGTGTGTCCTCCCCGTCTCCTTCCCCGCTGCGATCAGCGGCTGGCGACGGAGCTGCTGGGGCTGCCATGGAGACCAGGGCTgtgcgcggccgagctcggccgcccgcccgcgctcccccacgtgcttcctccccgtctccttccccgctgcaatcagcggcgggggacggagcgccggggagcaggagaagcctcaggcggcctgccagggacggtgtttTACCGTCCCTGGCCCCGCCGCTTCTTACAGCGGGTGGCCGCGCGGGTCACGTGGGGCGGGGGCGGAGCTCCCGCCCGGCGGCCCGGCGGCTCTCCCCACTTCCCAACACGGCTGCCTCAGTTAAtgggcgggtggggggtcgcgCGGCAGATGGATTACTGCCTGCGCGTGCGGACAACATGGCGCACAGCAGGGGGGCCCACATGAGGCATACCCCCTCTGTGCCACTACCCCCCCCACCCGTGCGGTCAGCGCCCTCCCGCGTTGgggtggggcgtcgcccccgctccgCGCCAGCGGGGGGGGCATTATCCATTACAGATAGTGCGGGGCCGGTCGTACGGGGGCGGCCCGCGCCCGCCCGCGGTGTGCCTGCCCGTCCGACCTCCCCTTTCGCGGTGGGGCCCGGGGCGTCGGGCCCATCCAGGACGCCCGCCTTGGCAAGTGGCTCGGCCGCCGCCCGCGGCCGCGCGCCTCCTGGCAGACAGCGGGCGGGGTCGCGCCTGCCAGCTAATCACCCCActagggggcggcgtgcgcaggcgGATCACGACCCAGCACCCACTCCCCGCATCCATTTTTCAACTGCCGACGCTTCCGCGGTCAGCTCTCAGTCCGACGTCGGACTCCTCCCTTCTAGTGGCGACGACTCTCCTGTGGCCGACGCTCGGGTCGGTAGACAGTCGAGGGGTCGGCAGTCTATACGCGGTCTGGCGCAGCCAGACGGTGGTGCCATGattcccgacagtgagggatcctccggatccttgctcccgacgggaggtttgcgtaccGCACGTCGGGCGCATGACGCGCGGAGGAGGTCCGTCCTTACTTCACCTGCCCCTGcgactgcacccttggtggacgcctccgtcttgtccgccatttgtgccgctgtagtgtcagcggtggctcccttgttatcctccgtacccgggggactggggcggcccaccgcttccttggcggatagcattgcgcaatccctTATTCCACTTCTGTCTACTGGGGCAACTACCCCCCCTTTTGCCCCGCTCCCGGTGGCTGCGGGACCGGAGGCGGtgcaggggaacaatgtctcttttgtctccccagccacggTAGTCGGGTCGGCAATGGAATCCGCCGGTGTATCCACGAGTCGTTCGGTGGCCGGAGGCGCGGACGGCGTGCCCTCTCGagcaggtgagtcttcctcggaccctgactggtccaaggggagcgctaGCGGCTTGGGTTCGGGTACTCGCTCCAGCGCCTCTAGCATAGGTAGCAGCGCAGGCAGGATTTCCGGCAAGCGCAgtaggcgcaggcgtcggggcacagattcctcccttgcctctacttcctcggagggtctgtcctcctcagatgGCGGCTTGCACAGGGTGAAGCGTCGTAGACAACGCAAGCGGCGGTATTCCACCTCGTCCGCGtcccaagtatcggtggaatcagacaccgtgcactgcgccaatacggcggtgcaacgtggactcaggccccggatccgggaccgtatccgtaagggccaatatgtgaacatttttgcccttaccagcgacgatcgcaaagccttgctttcggctaagaaaaaggggcagggtagcgaggacactttgcggtcctaccagaattgggtccgctgcatgttgatctttgcggcgtgttacctagagacgcgcccggatgaacatatgaacgtggtgcgctatcaatttcttatacacgttctgtaccataagtacaaagggtctgcCTGGCGGCGCTACGACGAGGATTTCCGACGCAAACAACATGGCCGGGAGATCTATAACTTTGGTAAAAAAGAcgtggaattgtgctctgaactgacACAAGGTCCGGCCGCCACAGATGACGGCGGCTCGGCAAGACGATGGGCAAAAaaacctgcctctcgttctgccggctttcgcggaggcgcagggcgcgcggggcatgggaaatgcttcgcttttaataatgcacaatgcgacttgggggggcgatgtcgttttcgccactcctgtatcagatgtggcgggggccacggcaTTAAAGATTGCCCCAGTCCTGGGACCGGAAGTGCTTTTGGCTCGCAGCCCCGacagagtcgcgctcccgcggccaccggcgctagccacagctcccaccccaattag
- the LOC134928065 gene encoding collagen alpha-1(I) chain-like isoform X2 yields MSGLRNPPSRPARSAGLPARLLDSPDVPPGRGSPAAADAVSVRETRAVRGRARPPARAPPRVSSPSPSPLRSAAGDGAAGAAMETRAVRGRARPPARAPPRASSPSPSPLQSAAGDGAPGSRRSLRRPARDGVLPSLAPPLLTAGGRAGHVGRGRSSRPAARRLSPLPNTAASVNGRVGGRAADGLLPARADNMAHSRGAHMRHTPSVPLPPPPVRSAPSRVGVGRRPRSAPAGGALSITDSAGPVVRGRPAPARGVPARPTSPFAVGPGASGPSRTPALASGSAAARGRAPPGRQRAGSRLPANHPTRGRRAQADHDPAPTPRIHFSTADASAVSSQSDVGLLPSSGDDSPVADARVGRQSRGRQSIRGLAQPDGGAMIPDSEGSSGSLLPTGGLRTARRAHDARRRSVLTSPAPATAPLVDASVLSAICAAVVSAVAPLLSSVPGGLGRPTASLADSIAQSLIPLLSTGATTPPFAPLPVAAGPEAVQGNNVSFVSPATVVGSAMESAGVSTSRSVAGGADGVPSRAGHPPGMEALAHRSLAPATFAAYRAAWERWCRFIRERGQCGKTSHDLLLDYIWVLYSDGISRASVNRVLAGISYFLQLRGEADFTKSFFLRRVLKGWARATPPLPDTRQPITGALLRRILGSLPSICFSGYEVRLFRAAFTMAFHGAFRVGELVSVSRASVSPMLEAHVVIRPDGLWCRIQRSKTDVAGRGQWVRMGPARARGICPVSAARAYSSIRPPTPTGWLVHCDGAPLTRYQFRSVLGRCILYLGLSPADYGTHSFRIGAASAAAAAGWSEVEVRALGRWRSGAVRRYIRPFPPSAPL; encoded by the exons ATGTCGGGGTTACGAAACCCCCCTTCCCGTCCTGCAcgcagcgctggcctccccgcccggctgttAGATTCCCCTGATGTtccgccgggtcggggaagccctgCTGCTGCGGATGCTGTATCTGTGAGGGAGACCAGGGCTgtgcgcggccgagctcggccgcccgcccgcgctcccccacGTGTGTCCTCCCCGTCTCCTTCCCCGCTGCGATCAGCGGCTGGCGACGGAGCTGCTGGGGCTGCCATGGAGACCAGGGCTgtgcgcggccgagctcggccgcccgcccgcgctcccccacgtgcttcctccccgtctccttccccgctgcaatcagcggcgggggacggagcgccggggagcaggagaagcctcaggcggcctgccagggacggtgtttTACCGTCCCTGGCCCCGCCGCTTCTTACAGCGGGTGGCCGCGCGGGTCACGTGGGGCGGGGGCGGAGCTCCCGCCCGGCGGCCCGGCGGCTCTCCCCACTTCCCAACACGGCTGCCTCAGTTAAtgggcgggtggggggtcgcgCGGCAGATGGATTACTGCCTGCGCGTGCGGACAACATGGCGCACAGCAGGGGGGCCCACATGAGGCATACCCCCTCTGTGCCACTACCCCCCCCACCCGTGCGGTCAGCGCCCTCCCGCGTTGgggtggggcgtcgcccccgctccgCGCCAGCGGGGGGGGCATTATCCATTACAGATAGTGCGGGGCCGGTCGTACGGGGGCGGCCCGCGCCCGCCCGCGGTGTGCCTGCCCGTCCGACCTCCCCTTTCGCGGTGGGGCCCGGGGCGTCGGGCCCATCCAGGACGCCCGCCTTGGCAAGTGGCTCGGCCGCCGCCCGCGGCCGCGCGCCTCCTGGCAGACAGCGGGCGGGGTCGCGCCTGCCAGCTAATCACCCCActagggggcggcgtgcgcaggcgGATCACGACCCAGCACCCACTCCCCGCATCCATTTTTCAACTGCCGACGCTTCCGCGGTCAGCTCTCAGTCCGACGTCGGACTCCTCCCTTCTAGTGGCGACGACTCTCCTGTGGCCGACGCTCGGGTCGGTAGACAGTCGAGGGGTCGGCAGTCTATACGCGGTCTGGCGCAGCCAGACGGTGGTGCCATGattcccgacagtgagggatcctccggatccttgctcccgacgggaggtttgcgtaccGCACGTCGGGCGCATGACGCGCGGAGGAGGTCCGTCCTTACTTCACCTGCCCCTGcgactgcacccttggtggacgcctccgtcttgtccgccatttgtgccgctgtagtgtcagcggtggctcccttgttatcctccgtacccgggggactggggcggcccaccgcttccttggcggatagcattgcgcaatccctTATTCCACTTCTGTCTACTGGGGCAACTACCCCCCCTTTTGCCCCGCTCCCGGTGGCTGCGGGACCGGAGGCGGtgcaggggaacaatgtctcttttgtctccccagccacggTAGTCGGGTCGGCAATGGAATCCGCCGGTGTATCCACGAGTCGTTCGGTGGCCGGAGGCGCGGACGGCGTGCCCTCTCGagcag gtcatccacccggaatggaggcgttagcccacaggtcattggcccctgcaacttttgcggcctatcgggccgcctgggagcggtggtgtcgcttcatccgggagagaggccagtgtggtaagacctctcatgatttacttttagattacatctgggttctgtactccgacggtatttcgcgggcgtctgttaacagggttctggcaggtatctcttactttctgcagctgcggggggaagcggattttacgaagtcctttttcctccggcgggtgttgaaaggttgggctcgggccaccccgcccctcccggatacccgccagccgatcaccggtgctttgctgaggcggattttgggatccctaccgagcatttgcttttcgggatacgaggttcgcctcttccgggcggcctttactatggccttccacggtgcgttcagggtgggtgagctggtgtccgtctctcgggcttcggtctcgcccatgctggaggcccacgtCGTCATCCGCCCCGACGGTTTATGGTGCAGAATTCAGCgatccaagactgacgtagccggcagggggcagtgggttcgaatgggtccggctcgtgcgcggggcatttgtccagtttccgcggcccgggcatattcgtccatacggcctccaacgcccaccgggtggctcgtccactgTGACGgcgccccgttgaccagatatcaattccggtcggttttggggcgttgtattttgtacctgggtctatctccggccgactatgggactcactctttccgcatcggcgctgcttcagctgccgctgcggcgggttggtccgaggtcgaagtccgggcactgggtaggtggaggtctggtgcagtcagacgctatatcaggccttttcctcccagtgcgcccctttga